A stretch of DNA from Brevibacterium sp. CBA3109:
TTCCGACCAGCAGTGAAACGTGCGGTCGGAGACGGGAGAGGAACAGGCCGGTGACACCGATGGTCGCCGAAGAGCATCCCAGCAGCAGTCCTGCCAGTGCTGCGTCGGAGGTGCCGGCGAACTGAACGATCATGTGTGCCCCCAGCGAGAGGAAGATCGCTCCTGCACAGTAGGCCAGTGCCACGGACAGGGTCGCGATCGAGAAGCTCAAGCGCAGTTCGGGAAGAAGCCGCGGAGCTTGAGGTCGCCATCTGTGTGTGTGGGTGGGGCGGTCGTGAGGGGTCAGGGTAAGTGTGATCATGGCGATGACGGTCAGCGCCAGCAGGAGAATGTAGCTCCAGAACAGGGGCATGGGTGCGAAGCGAGCCAACACGCCGCTGAGGACGAGGGCCAGTGTGAGCCCGGCGGCGGTCGACACGGTCGCCAGAGAACTGGCGAGTCTGGAATTGCCCGTCGTGTTGTTTTCGACCAATGACGCCGTCGCGGCGCCCATCGCCAGCCCCGAACCCGCGCCCTGGAGCACGCGGCCCAGAAACAGGAACCCGACGTTCGGGGCGATGGCGAAGACGATGGCAGACGCCGCGATCAGAGCCACGCCCCAGATCATCACGAGACGTCGCCCGAACTGATCGGAGAGATTGCCGAACAGCGGGAGAACGACGATCAGCGCGAGCTGGTAGGACGCGAACACCAGAGTCACGACCGCCGAGCTCAGTTCCCACTTCTGAGCGTAGATCGGGTAGAGAACACTCGGCGCCCCACTTGACCACAGCACAAGCGCCAGCACCGAGGCAGAGGTCCAGAACGCTCCGGTCCTGCCTAATCTGCGCAGCGAGGGCATCAGCGCTTGGAGCCGAGGCGCGAGCACAGAGTTCGTCCGTGCGTCTCGAGGGAAAGGGCCGTCATGCGAGTGCTCCTGATCAGACTGGGCGGTTGCGTTCTGCTACCAGTTGTATCAGTACTTCGGCGAGAGCCTGCCTTCGCTGCCGAGGCGTCTCATTCCTCGCAGCAGTCTCCGTGCCCTCCCGACGCCGGTGCCGGGACATCGAGGACGGGGGAGCGGTCGAAGAATCCTTCCGGCCGCAGCTTGAATCCGACCGTGTCCACAGGCATGATCGGCCAGTCCTCGACCCGCGGGAAGTGCGTGAGGCCGAAGCTGTGCCACAGGACGATGTCCTCACCGTCGATGTTGCGATCGGCGGCAGTCCACGCCGGCAGACCCGCATGCCCGGGGTGCTGGTTCGGGAAATCACCGGTCGGGTAGCGCTCGTCCTGGTGATACTGCGAGACCCACAGCGCCTTCGACGCAAACGCTGCCCGACGGTGGATCGAAGAGTCCTCTGCCGCGAGCAGAGTCGGCAGTCCCGTTGGATGGAGCTTGTATCCGACGGGTTCGCCGAGGCGGTTGAGAGACTCCGGGTTGGACACCACCCAGGTCCTGGCCACCGACTGGTCCGCATCCCGCTGAGCCTGCTGCTCAGTGCCGAGAATGGTGCGCTTTCGGCTGAAGGCGTTGCCGCGCGGGTTGGTCTCCGAGGTCGGCAGGCGCACGACGTCCTCTTCCTCGACGCGGCACTTGCCGCCGTCGAGTGCGAAGTCGAGGCGTGCCCCGAAGAGATGCTGATGGAACGGTGCGCCCAGGCCGGGAGCGATCTGCGAGGCGAAGTCACTCGAGCCGTTCGGCAGCGCCGAGGTGAAGACGACACCGGTCGCCTTCGCCTCGAACTCGATCGTACCGTCGAGGTAGAGGTACCAGTAGAAGCCGTAGTCGTAGTTGCCGACGGTGGTGAAGAAGGAGATCACGAAACGACGATTGCGCCGTGTATAGGCCACATCCGACCACAGATCCGAATGCTTGGCCAGGATCGAGGCGTCCTCTTCATGCATGCAGATGCCGTTCTTGATCTGCCGCGCTTCGCCGAGGTTGTTCGCCACCCACGGCGACAGGTAGGTGATGTCACCGAGGCAGTCACACCCCAGTTCCAGCGAGTTCGCCCATTGCCCGACGAGGTATTCGCCGGTGTCGAAGTAGTTCTGCCAGGACCGCACGGGTGAAGGGTCGCCGTAGGGCACGACCATCTCCGCGATCGCCGCCCGGTCGAGGATCGTGCGGGTGGCCTCGCCCTCGGTGAAGGCGATGTTGTGCAGGATGAGGCCTTCACGCATGTCGAAGCCGACGTCGAGCGACCACTTCTCCCATTCGATGTGATTGCCCTCGGACACGGTGAAGCTCGGACCTTCCGGCTGGGTGATCTCGATCGGCTTCTGCGTGGTGCGCACCGGACCGGTCAGTTGAGGATCGGTGTAGTTGCCGTGCTCAGACGGCACCGGGATGTCTTCGAGGTCGAGGATCTGATCGACGGTTCTGTTCGTGACATCGACATAGGCGACGAGGCCGTCGATCGGGTGGGCCCAGGCGGAATCACTCTCGTGCTGCTGGTGGAAGGCAAGCCCGCGCAGGATGCGCCGCCCCGACTCCTCCTGGTACTCGAAGACACCGGCCGATAGGGGAGCCACCCGAACCTGTTCGACGGGCAGACCGCGACGAGCAAGGCTCTCCTGCCACTTGGGATCGGCAGCCAGAACCTCCTCGACGAGCTCGAACTCCTCTTCCATGACAGGGAACTCACCCTGCGTGGTGGAGTCCACCTCGGCGATGGAATCGAGCCTCGAATGGGTCGCGGAGACGATGATATCGAGGGCTGTGCCAGCGGATTTGTTGAGGACGAAGGCACGGAAACGACGATCCACCTCGACGGCATGCTGGGCCTGGCCACGGACGGGATCGAGCAGGCCGACGTAGGTCATGCGCGCCTCGGCGGGAAAGTGGCCGGCCTCGCGCAACACCGTGGTGACGGTCGCGATCTCTGCCTCGGTGGGCAGTGTGAATGGGGTGGGGGCGCTCGGGGCGGAGGGGTCGGCAGAAGCAGAATGGCAGGACATGTGTGCACCTTTGCAACGTTGTATATGTGTTCTGACTCACGCAATAATCTACACTTGTAGAAATTAAAGTCAAGAGTGGCCGTTGAGGCGAACCGGAGGATGCATGCCCAAGATCGTCGACCACGATCAGCGCCGTCGCGAGCTCGTCGAAGCGACCCTGCGCATCGTTGTCCGCCAGGGGCTGGCCGGGGCGACGATGCGCGATATCGCTGCCGAAGCCGGATACGCCAATGGTGCGATCAAGTCCTACTTCGCCTCAAAATCGGATCTGCTCGCCGCCACATACCTCTTCGTCTACGAGGCTACGAATCGTCGTGTCGAACTCTCCACTGCGCACTTGCGGGGAATTGCGGCATTGCGTGCCTTCGCCCACGAGGTCCTCCCGGTCACCCCCGACCTCCACGATGAGGCCAGGGTGGTCCTGTCCTTCTTCGCTGAGGTGGCGCAGAGTCCCGACCATGCTCGTACCACCCGGGACACCGTGGCCATGTGGCGGAGGTGGATTCTCGACTGGCTTCGCCAGGCCGAAGGCGCTGGAGAATTGGCCGCCGAGGTGGTGCTGGAGCCCGCCGCCGATGTTCTTCTCACGTATCTGCTCGGTGCTCAGACCACCGCGATCATCGGTGGCGAATCGTTCGACTTCGCCGGTTTCCGCGGCCAGCTCGACTATGTGATTGCCCGAATGTCAGTCAATGATGACCATTCGGTCGGTAAATCCGCAAACACCCGTGACTCCCTGACTGGTTGAGGATAGAGTGAGCGCCAAGCGATCGCCGACACAGAGGTCGACGATCGGTTGCTTCTGAGAAGGACGAAGATGTTACTTGAGAGCACAGCCTCAGACTTCGACGGGTGGCAAGCGCTCGTCTCGGACTCATTCGTGCCGCTGGACACCGAACCCCAGCGCCGCGGCGGCTTCCGCGGAGCGATCAGCGCCCGCGACTACGATTCCGTCGTCATGTCCCATATCAGCGCCAACCCTCACGCGGTGCTGCGAACACCGAATCTCATCGCCCGCGACGCGAAGGCCCATGGCTCGGCCCTGAGCCCGAGCAGCTACTACAAGGTCTCGCTCCAGCTCAAAGGGCACGGGTTGCTCATCCAAGACGGTCGAGAAGTGTCACTGGCACCCGGATCTTTGGCGATCTATGACACCTCTCGTCCCTATACCCTGAGCTTCGACTGCGACTTCTCGTCCTACGTCATGATGTTTCCGCAGTCGCGAGTCAATCTGCCCACCGGCACCGTCGGCCAGCTCACTGCCACCTCGATCGGCGCCGAGCATCAGCTCGGAGCCGTGGCCACCCAGATCATCACTCAGGCCGGGGCCATGCTGCCCACACTGAGCCGATCGGTCGGGATCAGGTTGGCGGGCAATGTCGTCGACCTGCTCACCACCGTCATGGCCGATGAGCTCGCGGAGACTGCGGAGCCACCGGGGGAGAGGCAGCACCTCTGGTCGGAGGTGACCCGGTTCATCGATGCCAATCTCGCCGACCCGCAGCTCTCACCCTCGACGATCGCCGCCGCACACTTCGTGTCGGTGCGTGCCCTGCACCAGGTATTCGAAGGCAGCGGTGAAACGGTCTCCGGCGAGATTCGTCGGCGCCGGATCGATCGCTGCCGCCAAGACCTCGCTGATGCCCAGCAGTCTCAGGTGCCGGTCGCCGCGATCGGAGCCCGGTGGGGCCTGAGCGATCCTGCCCACTTCTCCCGACTCTTCCGCAGCGTCGTAGGGTCGCCCCCGGCCGCATTCCGTCGCAGCTCGCTGAGCTGACTGCACCGAAAGTCAAGACTCCTGCCCCCAGAGCCAAGACAGGGCCGCCCCTGACGCGAGAGCCTGACGTTACAGTCAATTCGTTAGGTGGATCACATGGATGTGAAAAGCGCACAACCGCACACTGCGGGAACAACACTGCAAGCAGGCGCGGGCCTGGAATCGCGTCGCATCGGCACCGTCGCCCTTGTCTTCATGATCATTGCCGCCTCGGCGCCCCTGACCGTGGTCGCCGGCGGCGTGCCCAGCAACTTCGCGGTCACCGGGCTGTTGGGAATTCCGCTGTCGTTCGTCGTCCTCGGCATCATCCTCATCCTGTTCGCCATCGGGTATGCGGCGATGAGCCGGCACGTGCACAATGCGGGCGCCTTCTTCGCCTATATCTCCAAAGGGTTGGGAAAGCCAGTGGGCATGGGAGCCGCACTCACGGCCTTGGTCGCCT
This window harbors:
- a CDS encoding MFS transporter; translated protein: MPSLRRLGRTGAFWTSASVLALVLWSSGAPSVLYPIYAQKWELSSAVVTLVFASYQLALIVVLPLFGNLSDQFGRRLVMIWGVALIAASAIVFAIAPNVGFLFLGRVLQGAGSGLAMGAATASLVENNTTGNSRLASSLATVSTAAGLTLALVLSGVLARFAPMPLFWSYILLLALTVIAMITLTLTPHDRPTHTHRWRPQAPRLLPELRLSFSIATLSVALAYCAGAIFLSLGAHMIVQFAGTSDAALAGLLLGCSSATIGVTGLFLSRLRPHVSLLVGTLLTIVSLALMAAAAAFGSIGLFLAWCIVGGVAYSFTFTGGLGVINQAAPVRHRGSTLSLLYLVAYILQAATAIGMGALATASTLGTAVGVAAATITGFCLVVLVLSFVDARARRRKSKSSTSQVERVEHCPCPQAPN
- a CDS encoding primary-amine oxidase is translated as MSCHSASADPSAPSAPTPFTLPTEAEIATVTTVLREAGHFPAEARMTYVGLLDPVRGQAQHAVEVDRRFRAFVLNKSAGTALDIIVSATHSRLDSIAEVDSTTQGEFPVMEEEFELVEEVLAADPKWQESLARRGLPVEQVRVAPLSAGVFEYQEESGRRILRGLAFHQQHESDSAWAHPIDGLVAYVDVTNRTVDQILDLEDIPVPSEHGNYTDPQLTGPVRTTQKPIEITQPEGPSFTVSEGNHIEWEKWSLDVGFDMREGLILHNIAFTEGEATRTILDRAAIAEMVVPYGDPSPVRSWQNYFDTGEYLVGQWANSLELGCDCLGDITYLSPWVANNLGEARQIKNGICMHEEDASILAKHSDLWSDVAYTRRNRRFVISFFTTVGNYDYGFYWYLYLDGTIEFEAKATGVVFTSALPNGSSDFASQIAPGLGAPFHQHLFGARLDFALDGGKCRVEEEDVVRLPTSETNPRGNAFSRKRTILGTEQQAQRDADQSVARTWVVSNPESLNRLGEPVGYKLHPTGLPTLLAAEDSSIHRRAAFASKALWVSQYHQDERYPTGDFPNQHPGHAGLPAWTAADRNIDGEDIVLWHSFGLTHFPRVEDWPIMPVDTVGFKLRPEGFFDRSPVLDVPAPASGGHGDCCEE
- a CDS encoding TetR/AcrR family transcriptional regulator; this translates as MPKIVDHDQRRRELVEATLRIVVRQGLAGATMRDIAAEAGYANGAIKSYFASKSDLLAATYLFVYEATNRRVELSTAHLRGIAALRAFAHEVLPVTPDLHDEARVVLSFFAEVAQSPDHARTTRDTVAMWRRWILDWLRQAEGAGELAAEVVLEPAADVLLTYLLGAQTTAIIGGESFDFAGFRGQLDYVIARMSVNDDHSVGKSANTRDSLTG
- a CDS encoding helix-turn-helix domain-containing protein gives rise to the protein MLLESTASDFDGWQALVSDSFVPLDTEPQRRGGFRGAISARDYDSVVMSHISANPHAVLRTPNLIARDAKAHGSALSPSSYYKVSLQLKGHGLLIQDGREVSLAPGSLAIYDTSRPYTLSFDCDFSSYVMMFPQSRVNLPTGTVGQLTATSIGAEHQLGAVATQIITQAGAMLPTLSRSVGIRLAGNVVDLLTTVMADELAETAEPPGERQHLWSEVTRFIDANLADPQLSPSTIAAAHFVSVRALHQVFEGSGETVSGEIRRRRIDRCRQDLADAQQSQVPVAAIGARWGLSDPAHFSRLFRSVVGSPPAAFRRSSLS